A single region of the Lycium barbarum isolate Lr01 chromosome 2, ASM1917538v2, whole genome shotgun sequence genome encodes:
- the LOC132628125 gene encoding chaperone protein dnaJ 11, chloroplastic-like, producing MASSSSSSFLLSTSITGIKLSTATSPPPPTSVTFRRQPFSVSATYTTADRPTTIASQSSLYEVLGIQAGANYQEIKSAYRKLARTLHPDVVRFEKNSSAEEFIRVQSAYATLSDPEKRANYDRKLFGNNRIARPVDFSSSVGVRNHYTVRRKWETDQCW from the coding sequence atggcttcttcttcttcttcttcatttcttctctCCACTTCCATCACCGGCATCAAACTCTCCACCGCCACTTCACCACCACCACCCACCTCCGTCACCTTCCGGCGACAACCCTTCTCCGTTTCCGCCACGTACACCACCGCCGATAGACCAACTACAATTGCATCACAGTCATCGTTGTACGAAGTTTTGGGGATTCAAGCTGGAGCCAATTATCAAGAAATTAAGTCTGCTTACAGGAAATTAGCTAGAACTTTGCATCCTGATGTTGTCCGGTTTGAGAAGAATTCATCAGCTGAGGAGTTTATTAGAGTTCAATCAGCGTATGCTACTCTTTCCGACCCGGAGAAACGTGCTAATTATGATCGGAAACTCTTTGGGAATAATAGAATTGCACGGCCTGTTGATTTCTCGTCGTCAGTGGGAGTTCGTAACCATTATACTGTTCGTCGGAAATGGGAAACTGATCAGTGTTGGTAG
- the LOC132628126 gene encoding uncharacterized protein LOC132628126 has translation MANVVRPLMNWPKWHHYLYIRASFIHLVQSPLPLFSSTKPPFSTSSPSAFRQAHFRSRAAPKSRESQLPLDQSDSDSDSDGKIRKSRNEKKREARRAVKWAMDLAKFSPPRIKRILRVASAEQEVYDAVIVVKRLGPDVREGKRRQFNYIGRLLRDVEPELMDGLIQATKDGDQTKFQALAGSELAATEDVDEEVEETEYEDDEEDSEDVIVLVDRWFDGLINKDIDISKEIYSLSEVDFDRQELRGLVRKVQSVREKGSNSDEEEGKVNSDIVRAERSLTRFLRDLAKQLHS, from the exons ATGGCTAATGTAGTAAGACCTCTAATGAACTGGCCAAAATGGCATCACTATTTATACATTCGCGCCTCATTCATCCACTTAGTTCAATCACCACTTCCACTCTTCTCGAGCACCAAACCGCCATTCTCCACGTCATCACCTTCCGCTTTTCGGCAAGCTCATTTCCGTTCCCGCGCCGCACCTAAGTCGCGTGAAAGTCAATTGCCGTTGGATCAATCGGATAGCGACAGCGATTCTGATGGTAAAATAAGGAAGAGTCGCAATGAGAAGAAGCGTGAAGCTCGACGCGCCGTTAAGTGGGCTATGGATTTAGCTAAGTTCTCTCCACCCCGAATTAAGCGCATTCTCAG AGTGGCTTCAGCGGAGCAAGAGGTATATGATGCCGTCATAGTGgtcaag AGACTAGGTCCTGACGTTCGAGAAGGAAAGCGAAGGCAATTCAACTACATAG GTAGATTATTGCGGGACGTTGAGCCTGAATTGATGGATGGTTTAATTCAGGCAACAAAAGATGGAGACCAAACTAAATTTCAGGCTTTAGCTGGTTCGGAACTTGCAGCTACTGAAGATGTtgatgaagaagttgaagagactGAATACGAGGATGACGAAGAG GATTCTGAGGACGTTATTGTTTTAGTTGATAGATGGTTTGATGGCTTGATCAATAAGGACATTGACATCTCTAAAGAAATCTATTCTCTAAGTGAGGTGGATTTTGATCGCCAG GAGTTACGAGGTCTTGTTAGGAAAGTACAATCAGTACGAGAAAAAGGGAGCAATTCAGACGAGGAAGAAGGAAAAGTAAATAGTGATATTGTCCGTGCAGAAAGGTCTCTCACTCGTTTCCTTCGAGATCTAGCCAAGCAGCTTCACAGCTGA